From Plasmodium yoelii strain 17X genome assembly, chromosome: 11, a single genomic window includes:
- a CDS encoding cdc2-related kinase 2 gives MEKYHGLEKIGEGTYGVVYKAQNSDGESFALKKIRLEKEDEGIPSTAIREISILKELRHSNIVKLYDVIHAKKRLILVFEHLDQDLKKLIDVCDGGLESVTAKSFLLQLLNGIAYCHEHRVLHRDLKPQNLLINREGELKIADFGLARAFGIPARRYTHEVVTLWYRAPDILMGSKKYSTPIDIWSVGCIFAEMVNGRPLFPGVSETDQLMRIFKILGTPNSQNWPDVFKLPKYDPNFPVYEPLPWETFIKGLDDTGIDLLSKMLKLDPNQRITAKQAIEHPYFKETN, from the exons atggaaaaataccATGGTTTGGAAAAAATTGGAGAAGGTACATATGGTGTAGTGTACAAAGCGCAAAACAGTGATGGGGAGTCATttgcattaaaaaaaataagattaGAAAAGGAAGATGAAGGAATTCCATCAACTG CCATTAGAGAAATTAGTATTTTAAAAGAGTTAAGGCACTCAAATATAGTTAAGTTGTATGATGTCATACATGCTAAAAAAAGACTAATATTGGTCTTTGAGCATCTAGACCAAGATCTCAAGAAACTTATAGATGTTTGTGATg GAGGACTAGAATCAGTTACAGCAAAATCGTTTTTATTGCAACTTCTAAATGGCATTGCATATTGTCATGAACATCGAGTGTTACATCGTGATTTGAAACcacaaaatttattaataaatagaGAAGGTGAATTAAAAATTGCTGATTTTGGGCTTGCAAG AGCCTTTGGAATACCTGCTCGAAGGTATACTCATGAAGTTGTAACATTATGGTATAGAGCCCCAGATATTTTAATGGGGTCAAAGAAATATTCAACTCCAATTGATATATGGAGTGTTGGATGCATATTTGCTGAGATGGTAAATGGTAGGCCATTGTTTCCAGGGGTATCTGAAACAGATCAACTTATGagaatattcaaaatattagGAACTCCAAATTCTCAAAATTGGCCTGATGTTTTTAAACTCCCGAAATATGATCCTAATTTTCCAGTTTATGAGCCTTTGCCATGGGAAAcattt ATAAAGGGATTAGATGATACTGGAATTGATTTACTCTCAAAAATGCTCAAACTGGATCCCAACCAAAGAATTACTGCGAAGCAAGCGATAGAGCATCCTTATTTTAAAGAAACTAATTAA
- a CDS encoding DNA helicase, putative, with the protein METFNFGKYKGKTFEEVFEKHKSYVTWVKNLENPTGSLIEFKNYVLRKEEQGGNDGDTNTEYTEYSNKYGNSNNYGNDNYYGNGNKYKTDKNTNGNFNYKQNGYDNKNSVNKMNSSEHKLYEQNIMNEIANRYNNNKEEDKPELDIIVAFEIFNSDSFKIVQKDNNNKKYSNFKNFVPKELFKILSEFNPTLKKINNYSCVTFESDKYEYVLNNLAEKCTILGGIHSIPNFLLKCFQNYSKFSQPQKISEVTANILTNTMCSYTKVHYDNLNNLLGEKLSEELKNFQKEGVHFGLKKNGRVLIGDEMGLGKTLQALALMAFYNKDWPFIVICPSSIRFQWKDQALRWLPHLIEENEICVIKSGKMDIPRNTKMIIISYELITKNDKYQNKYKCIVCDESHYLKNSFSKRTKAIVPIIKSAKRCVLLSGTPALNKPSELYEQVSSIIPNLFNYNEFCDRYCYKDKNIYTRKIEYVGCKHTEELHLFLTNTIMIRRLKKDVLKELPDKLRSKIPIEIPPNELSEILIYSKKLESKKNININDLDNINLSRFNDFNSNRDNNDEENITISQLFKMTGYAKVKAIKEYITYLIDADIKFLLFCHHKLVMDEIDEFLKEKKLGFIRVDGLTPIDKREIYIKNFQSDEKIRIALLSITACGVGLNLTAANTVVFGELYWVPGQMIQAEDRAHRIGTTHDTVNIHYLVAQNTIDEVVWKIINRKWNTLTTALNGTEDSLNVKEVSKFDQFMLDLTNDTNKSYPTSLVNTPKIRRRSSEYKALINSGSNRKNLDIRDFFKKNKKSTDIEEQKSMDMLSEKSVDLWQEEKESDWPSHDSTHKYLEKSGTTLFEKKRSNYSPPKNYDSDNSTSNILTKKYKTEII; encoded by the coding sequence atggagacATTTAATTTCGGGAAATATAAAGGAAAGACATTTGAAGAAGTTTTTGAAAAACATAAATCCTATGTAACATGGGTTAAAAATCTTGAAAATCCTACAGGATCTTTAATtgagtttaaaaattatgttttaCGAAAAGAAGAACAAGGTGGAAATGATGGAGATACAAATACGGAGTACACCGAATATAGTAATAAATATGGGAACAGCAACAATTATGGAAATGATAATTATTATGGGaatggaaataaatataaaactgATAAAAACACAAATGGAAATTTCAATTACAAACAAAATggatatgataataaaaacagtgtgaacaaaatgaatagTTCAGAACACAAGCTTTATGagcaaaatataatgaacGAAATAGCCAAtaggtataataataataaggaGGAGGATAAACCTGAATTAGATATAATTGTGGCGTTTGAAATATTCAACAGTGATAGCTTTAAAATAGTGCAAAaagacaataataataaaaaatattccaattttaaaaattttgtaCCAAAAGAACTTTTTAAAATACTATCTGAATTTAATCCAACATTAAAAAAGATTAATAATTATTCTTGTGTAACTTTTGAATCagataaatatgaatatgtGTTAAATAATTTAGCAGAGAAATGCACAATATTAGGAGGTATACATAGTATAcctaattttttattaaaatgttttcaaaattattcgAAATTTTCACAACCCCAAAAAATATCTGAAGTAACTGCAAATATATTAACGAATACAATGTGTTCATATACTAAAGtacattatgataatttaaataacttATTAGGTGAAAAATTATctgaagaattaaaaaattttcaaaaagaAGGAGTACATTTTggtctaaaaaaaaatggaagagTATTAATAGGTGATGAAATGGGTTTAGGAAAAACACTACAAGCATTAGCTTTAATGGCATTTTATAACAAAGATTGGCCTTTCATAGTAATATGTCCATCATCTATTCGATTTCAATGGAAAGATCAGGCGTTAAGATGGCTACCTCATTTAATTGAAGAAAACGAAATATGTGTTATAAAAAGTGGTAAAATGGATATACCTCGTAATActaaaatgattataatttcTTATGAAttaattacaaaaaatgataagtatcaaaataaatataaatgtattgTTTGTGATGAATCACATTATCTAAAAAATTCTTTTTCAAAAAGAACTAAAGCAATAGTACCTATAATAAAAAGTGCAAAAAGATGTGTATTATTATCGGGTACACCTGCATTAAATAAGCCATCAGAATTATATGAGCAAGTTTCTAGTATAATAcctaatttatttaattataatgaattttgtGATAGATATTgttataaagataaaaatatatacactaGAAAAATAGAATATGTTGGTTGTAAGCACACTGAAGagttacatttatttttaacaaacACTATTATGATAAGAAGGTTAAAAAAAGATGTGTTAAAGGAATTACCAGACAAATTACGATCAAAAATTCCTATTGAAATACCTCCTAACGAATTGAGtgaaattttaatatattctaaaaaattagaaagcaaaaaaaatataaatattaatgatcTTGATAATATTAACTTATCTAGGTTTAACGATTTTAATTCAAATCgcgataataatgatgaagaaaatataacaatttctcaattatttaaaatgacTGGTTATGCAAAAGTTAAAGCtataaaggaatatattacatatttgaTTGATGCagatattaaatttttattattttgtcatcATAAATTAGTTATGGATGAAATCGAcgaatttttaaaagaaaaaaaactgGGTTTTATAAGAGTCGATGGTTTAACACCAATAGATaaaagagaaatatatattaaaaattttcaaaGTGATGAAAAAATTAGAATTGCTTTATTATCTATTACTGCTTGTGGTGTAGGTTTAAATTTAACAGCAGCTAATACTGTTGTTTTTGGAGAACTGTATTGGGTTCCTGGGCAAATGATACAAGCAGAAGATCGAGCACATAGAATTGGAACAACACATGATACAGTAAATATACATTACTTAGTTGCACAAAATACTATTGATGAAGTTGTTtggaaaattattaacaGAAAATGGAATACTCTAACTACAGCATTAAATGGTACTGAAGATTCACTAAATGTAAAAGAAGTTAGTAAATTTGATCAATTTATGCTAGACTTAACAAATGATACTAATAAATCGTATCCAACATCTCTTGTGAATACACCTAAGATTAGACGAAGGTCATCTGAATATAAAGCACTGATAAATAGTGGAAGTAACAGAAAAAATCTTGATATAAGGGATTTTTTcaaaaagaacaaaaaaagCACAGATATAGAAGAGCAAAAATCGATGGATATGTTATCTGAAAAATCAGTTGATTTATGGCAAGAGGAGAAAGAAAGTGATTGGCCGTCACATGATTCAACGCAtaaatatttagaaaaatcTGGCACTACGTTATTCGAAAAAAAGAGATCTAATTATTCCCCGCCGAAAAATTACGACTCTGATAATAGTACCTCAAATATTTTaactaaaaaatacaaaacagaaatcatttaa
- a CDS encoding dynein light chain, putative: MESAQKKKYSSLFEIKGICMSSENCEKISKISLKAIKENKFEKDIASQIKMKCDNDELLNKDNLNDDDYLNIKENLKNENIGSWQCIVGKNFAFSINYQIDCMIYFQHKSTKLTILIYKSI; encoded by the coding sequence ATGGAGTCTgcacagaaaaaaaaatattcttcCCTATTCGAAATAAAAGGTATTTGCATGAGTAGCGAAAATTGCGAAAAAATATCCAAAATAAGTTTAAAGGcaattaaagaaaataagTTCGAGAAAGACATAGCAAGtcagataaaaatgaagtgTGATAATGATGAGCTACTAAATAAAGACAATTTAAATGATGAcgattatttaaatataaaagaaaatttgaaaaatgaaaacattGGGTCATGGCAATGTATTGTTGGAAAAAATTTTGCATTCTCCATAAACTATCAAATTGACTGCATGATTTATTTTCAGCATAAATCAACCAAATTAACAATTTTGATATATAaatcaatataa
- a CDS encoding elongation factor 1-alpha, putative: MGKEKTHINLVVIGHVDSGKSTTTGHIIYKLGGIDRRTIEKFEKESAEMGKGSFKYAWVLDKLKAERERGITIDIALWKFETPRYFFTVIDAPGHKDFIKNMITGTSQADVALLVVPAEVGGFEGAFSKEGQTKEHALLAFTLGVKQIVVGVNKMDTVKYSEDRYEEIKKEVKDYLKKVGYQADKVDFIPISGFEGDNLIEKSDKTPWYKGRTLIEALDTMEPPKRPYDKPLRIPLQGVYKIGGIGTVPVGRVETGILKAGMVLNFAPSAVVSECKSVEMHKEVLEEARPGDNIGFNVKNVSVKEIKRGYVASDTKNEPAKGCSKFTAQVIILNHPGEIKNGYTPVLDCHTSHISCKFLNIDSKIDKRSGKVVEENPKAIKSGDSALVTLEPKKPMVVETFTEYPPLGRFAIRDMRQTIAVGIIKSVEKKEPGAVSAKAPAKK, from the coding sequence atgggaAAGGAAAAAACTCACATTAACTTAGTCGTCATCGGGCATGTCGATAGTGGTAAATCCACAACTACTGGTCACATTATTTACAAATTAGGAGGTATTGATAGAAGAACTATTGAAAAGTTCGAAAAGGAATCAGCTGAAATGGGAAAGGGTAGTTTCAAATATGCATGGGTTTTAGATAAACTTAAGGCCGAAAGAGAAAGAGGTATTACTATTGATATCGCTTTATGGAAATTTGAAACCCCAAGATATTTCTTCACAGTTATTGATGCACCAGGTCACAAagattttattaaaaatatgattacTGGTACCTCTCAAGCTGATGTTGCATTATTAGTTGTTCCAGCTGAAGTTGGTGGTTTTGAAGGTGCTTTCTCCAAGGAAGGTCAAACCAAAGAACATGCTTTGTTAGCCTTTACTTTAGGAGTTAAACAAATTGTTGTTGGTGTTAACAAGATGGATACAGTTAAATATTCAGAAGATCGTTATGAAGAAATCAAGAAGGAAGTTAAGGATTACTTAAAGAAGGTAGGATATCAAGCCGATAAAGTTGACTTTATCCCAATATCCGGTTTTGAAGGTGATAACTTAATTGAAAAATCAGATAAAACCCCATGGTATAAGGGAAGAACCCTTATTGAAGCTTTGGATACTATGGAACCACCCAAAAGACCATATGACAAACCATTAAGAATTCCATTACAAGGTGTATACAAAATCGGTGGTATCGGTACTGTCCCTGTAGGTCGTGTTGAAACTGGTATTTTAAAAGCTGGTATGGTATTAAACTTCGCTCCATCCGCTGTTGTTTCGGAATGTAAATCTGTTGAAATGCACAAAGAAGTATTAGAAGAAGCCAGACCAGGAGATAACATTGGATTTAACGTTAAAAACGTATCAGTTAAAGAAATTAAAAGAGGATACGTTGCTTCAGATACCAAGAATGAACCAGCTAAGGGATGCTCTAAATTTACAGCACAAGTTATTATCTTAAATCACCCTGGTGAAATCAAAAACGGTTATACCCCAGTTTTAGATTGTCACACATCCCACATTTcttgtaaatttttaaatatcgACTCTAAAATCGATAAACGTTCAGGAAAAGTTGTTGAAGAAAACCCAAAAGCTATCAAATCAGGAGATTCAGCTTTAGTTACTTTAGAGCCAAAGAAACCTATGGTTGTTGAAACTTTCACTGAGTACCCACCATTAGGAAGATTTGCTATTAGAGATATGAGACAAACCATTGCCGTCGGTATTATTAAATCTGTTGAAAAGAAAGAACCCGGAGCTGTCTCAGCCAAAGCACcagcaaaaaaataa
- a CDS encoding elongation factor 1-alpha, putative, which yields MGKEKTHINLVVIGHVDSGKSTTTGHIIYKLGGIDRRTIEKFEKESAEMGKGSFKYAWVLDKLKAERERGITIDIALWKFETPRYFFTVIDAPGHKDFIKNMITGTSQADVALLVVPAEVGGFEGAFSKEGQTKEHALLAFTLGVKQIVVGVNKMDTVKYSEDRYEEIKKEVKDYLKKVGYQADKVDFIPISGFEGDNLIEKSDKTPWYKGRTLIEALDTMEPPKRPYDKPLRIPLQGVYKIGGIGTVPVGRVETGILKAGMVLNFAPSAVVSECKSVEMHKEVLEEARPGDNIGFNVKNVSVKEIKRGYVASDTKNEPAKGCSKFTAQVIILNHPGEIKNGYTPVLDCHTSHISCKFLNIDSKIDKRSGKVVEENPKAIKSGDSALVTLEPKKPMVVETFTEYPPLGRFAIRDMRQTIAVGIIKSVEKKEPGAVSAKAPAKK from the coding sequence atggGAAAGGAAAAAACTCACATTAACTTAGTCGTCATCGGGCATGTCGATAGTGGTAAATCCACAACTACTGGTCACATTATTTACAAATTAGGAGGTATTGATAGAAGAACTATTGAAAAGTTCGAAAAGGAATCAGCTGAAATGGGAAAGGGTAGTTTCAAATATGCATGGGTTTTAGATAAACTTAAGGCCGAAAGAGAAAGAGGTATTACTATTGATATCGCTTTATGGAAATTTGAAACCCCAAGATATTTCTTCACAGTTATTGATGCACCAGGTCACAAagattttattaaaaatatgattacTGGTACCTCTCAAGCTGATGTTGCATTATTAGTTGTTCCAGCTGAAGTTGGTGGTTTTGAAGGTGCTTTCTCCAAGGAAGGTCAAACCAAAGAACATGCTTTGTTAGCCTTTACTTTAGGAGTTAAACAAATTGTTGTTGGTGTTAACAAGATGGATACAGTTAAATATTCAGAAGATCGTTATGAAGAAATCAAGAAGGAAGTTAAGGATTACTTAAAGAAGGTAGGATATCAAGCCGATAAAGTTGACTTTATCCCAATATCCGGTTTTGAAGGTGATAACTTAATTGAAAAATCAGATAAAACCCCATGGTATAAGGGAAGAACCCTTATTGAAGCTTTGGATACTATGGAACCACCCAAAAGACCATATGACAAACCATTAAGAATTCCATTACAAGGTGTATACAAAATCGGTGGTATCGGTACTGTCCCTGTAGGTCGTGTTGAAACTGGTATTTTAAAAGCTGGTATGGTATTAAACTTCGCTCCATCCGCTGTTGTTTCGGAATGTAAATCTGTTGAAATGCACAAAGAAGTATTAGAAGAAGCCAGACCAGGAGATAACATTGGATTTAACGTTAAAAACGTATCAGTTAAAGAAATTAAAAGAGGATACGTTGCTTCAGATACCAAGAATGAACCAGCTAAGGGATGCTCTAAATTTACAGCACAAGTTATTATCTTAAATCACCCTGGTGAAATCAAAAACGGTTATACCCCAGTTTTAGATTGTCACACATCCCACATTTcttgtaaatttttaaatatcgACTCTAAAATCGATAAACGTTCAGGAAAAGTTGTTGAAGAAAACCCAAAAGCTATCAAATCAGGAGATTCAGCTTTAGTTACTTTAGAGCCAAAGAAACCTATGGTTGTTGAAACTTTCACTGAGTACCCACCATTAGGAAGATTTGCTATTAGAGATATGAGACAAACCATTGCCGTCGGTATTATTAAATCTGTTGAAAAGAAAGAACCCGGAGCTGTCTCAGCTAAAGCACcagcaaaaaaataa
- a CDS encoding glutamate--tRNA ligase, putative — translation MKLIFLLASVFISCATESQSKFKSEFVINEKWPVRLLYYKNGDLSFILNNIKTTNYKYKNKCACKKYDNQIGDSPINTPRFRFAPSPTGFLHVGGCRTFLYNYILAKQMNGKVIFRLEDTDTNRNTKDSLSEIIKDLKWMNLDWDEGPYKQSENMEKYKKIAHDFVKEGKAYYCFCTKDELNEKKEMTKAMKKKYIYDRKCRHLNDDTINKYLGENKLYAIRFKSPIGRKVVLNDILKNNIEEIVDEDFIILRSNFLPTYNFAVSVDDHLMKISHVIRGVEHISNTFKQILVIEALNGKIPYYAHIPVITNLDKKKISKRNNEYLIRNLREEGFKPECVVNYLATLGWSPISTREFYTLDELIEHFNIHMVNKSSIVFNMKKLKWMNKNYLLNEDSKKYLEEALKYLFQDEITTDRNKEFVELCISIFKNDVHDYGELKKNIIDSISYDYMGNNLNSYDTDLKQIAVLLCNWFEEYKGDNINLEHIMEKKFNTLIEYIWKNTKFVKKDILLRIRILLTFQKKGTPFINLLKIWLSAQKNNIQNYVPLSRRLQYIKSIFNI, via the exons ATgaaattaatttttcttttagcTAGCGTATTTATAAGTTGCGCAACTGAATCACAAAGTAAGTTTAAGTCTGAATTCGTAATCAATGAAAAATGGCCAGTaagattattatattataaaaatggtgatttaagttttatattaaataatattaaaacaaCCAACTATAAATATAAGAACAAATGCGcttgtaaaaaatatgataatcaAATTGGCGATTCGCCTATAAATACACCTCGATTTCGATTTGCTCCAAGTCCAACTGGATTTTTACATGTAGGGGGGTGTagaacatttttatataactaTATTTTGGCAAAACAGATGAATGGAAAAGTGATATTTCGATTGGAAGACACAGACACGAATAGAAATACAAAGGATTCATTGAGTGAAATAATTAAGGATCTaaa ATGGATGAATTTGGATTGGGATGAAGGGCCATATAAACAATCcgaaaatatggaaaaataCAA AAAAATTGCCCATGATTTTGTTAAGGAAGGAAAAgcttattattgtttttgcACAAAAGATGAacttaatgaaaaaaaggaaatg ACAAAAGctatgaaaaaaaagtatatatatgatagGAAATGTAGACACCTAAATGATGAtactataaataaatatttaggagaaaataaattatatgcaaTAAGATTTAAATCGCCAATTGGAAGAAAAGTTGTACTAAAcgacattttaaaaaataatatagaagAAATTGTAGACGAagattttattattttaagaaGTAACTTTTTACCAACCTATAATTTTGCAGTTTCAGTAGATGAccatttaatgaaaatatctCATGTTATAAGGGGGGTTGAACATATTTCCAACACATTCAA ACAAATATTAGTGATAGAAGCCTTAAATGGGAAAATCCCTTATTATGCCCATATACCTGTTATAAcaaatttagataaaaaaaaaattagcaaGAGAAACaatgaatatttaattagaAATTTAag GGAAGAAGGATTTAAGCCAGAATGTGTTGTTAATTATTTGGCTACTCTTGGATGGAGCCCCATTTCGACGAG AGAATTTTATACCTTAGATGAACTTATAGAGCACtttaatatacatatggtAAATAAATCTTCTATAGtatttaatatgaaaaaactAAAATGgatgaataaaaattatttattaaatgaagATAGTAAAAAGTATTTAGAGGAGGCactgaaatatttatttcaggATGAGATAACAACAGACAGAAATAAAGAATTTGTTGAGTTATGTATTagcatatttaaaaatgacGTACATGATTATggtgaattaaaaaaaaatatcatcgATTCTATTTCTTATGATTATATgggaaataatttaaatagcTATGATACTGATTTAAAACAAATTGCCGTTTTGTTATGTAATTGGTTTGAAGAATATAAAGGTGATAATATTAACTTAGAGCatataatggaaaaaaaattcaacACATTGATAGAGTATATAtggaaaaatacaaaatttgTGAAAAAGGATATTTTATTAAGAATCCGTATACTTTTGACGTTTCAAAAAAAAGGTACACcctttataaatttattgaaaatatGGTTATCAgcccaaaaaaataatatacaaaattatgtCCCCCTTAGTAGAAGACTTCAATACATAAAGAGtatatttaacatataa